One Amaranthus tricolor cultivar Red isolate AtriRed21 chromosome 1, ASM2621246v1, whole genome shotgun sequence DNA window includes the following coding sequences:
- the LOC130826260 gene encoding uncharacterized protein LOC130826260: MPSPKVNRNPKFTERSNSFNGKMGILPTSEKLRRPKTVPDLTSAMRNGFVSPTSEEIKPKKLTKVLVNVTIQGSVGTVQVLISPELTVKDLISAALKQHAKEGRRPLTSSTNFDEINLHYSQFSLESLERDEKIAELGSRNFFLCKKRKEIGEASSSSSCSTQAEKATMLGSASACPPWLKFMNFLF, encoded by the exons ATGCCTTCCCCTAAAGTTAATCGGAACCCTAAATTCACCGAGAGATCGAACTCATTCAATGGGAAAATGGGTATTTTACCCACGTCGGAGAAACTCCGGCGACCCAAAACGGTGCCGGATTTGACATCAGCGATGAGAAATGGGTTTGTATCTCCGACATCGGAGGAAATTAAGCCGAAAAAATTGACGAAAGTGTTGGTGAATGTGACGATTCAAGGAAGTGTTGGTACGGTTCAGGTTCTCATTTCCCCTGAATTAACTGTCAAGGATTTGATTTCTGCTGCTCTTAAACAGCATGCTAAAGAAGGTCGCCGCCCTCTTACTTCTTCCACAAACTTTGATGAGATTAATCTTCACTATTCCCAGTTTAGTCTTGAAA GTTTGGAGAGAGATGAGAAGATTGCAGAATTAGGTTCTAGAAACTTCTTCCTATGcaagaagaggaaggagattgGAGAagcttcttcatcatcatcttgctCAACCCAGGCTGAGAAGGCTACAATGCTTGGCTCTGCTTCAGCATGCCCGCCATGGCTTAAGTTCATGAATTTCTTGTTCTGA